From Anopheles coluzzii chromosome 3, AcolN3, whole genome shotgun sequence, the proteins below share one genomic window:
- the LOC120955760 gene encoding protein mahjong isoform X1 → MASPLDQAEILSGTDLSRIFQLWDEKHSIPGYDPEPIVTRLAELFETEMEAYRMKDPDPFDERHPSRTDPNCELGRMLKLLFRKDHFITRLVNDYLRDNFFTRQNVQQSSHALNVAACRLILVIMPGLDTSAVFQVEYDHLIKRLYSWAESSPEPLQSYATGLLGAAMEEQEIAVSFREQNIRLLPVMLNRLHRLQQAHLQTTPKTTPSSRANSPRALNSPSPMLSAVTLSSPAEKTQPEGGDEEGMSELVEKVEDAEPSTSTSETVDTPADGAEPENAADPSSNENRMEIEEGEQNSQASRAAGGSRAIMIPYFPVTAATSQMLILNYLTPMGEYQEFLPHVFEHNAMQLIFRYIEHLDPKDTCLAFEALKYLASLLCHKKFSLEFIANGGLERLLKIPRPSLAATGVSIAFYYLAYCEDAMERICQMPRDIITEMVSYALWLLGCPHDSGRCHATMFFGLSCQFKIILDEFDKQDGIRRLYNVIAVLPLLVVSDDYQMNEDEEAAERQVIRHVCIALKKYFENHLYYKYIQVTRQQEPSGTLTQPVFKAVKNPPEVISQQITTLQELLPMKAHWAPVDELLKLGGVQLLLRIILLTFDWSYSGRGDTVRYALDALSVCTVISRVHSVFVEPVRHHDGISTGISIVLSAVEGDVADAEVQKSALALLVHLVCAPIHRPSGSLARYGSAKKRMPNKSSEELIQKVWESVRSNNGILVLLALMRIKVPITDADCIRGMACRALAGLARSETVRQIVGKLPLFVHGELQSLMRDPILQEKRVEHVQFQKYALELMERVSGKVDTFGNQVDTSLSDIHKANVVAQTRIQFNEQQLYQLIYQHLIASGLKETASTLVKESGLSASLFQQLPNPPASALSRSAASLHSPFVFRSPNTNIMQRSRIRSRTVDASFNASTAQANLQAALAAVSNESNGNGTPNLPGGANGHGGVAATPEPMNEGNGSPTIDPAEPLAPIKLIKKHTGSSTSGSQNGHHPAANRVAATPVDMNRSTTSTTSQRSLQKQISATDATNFLLLATASSKTLPSELSTTANNNITLHSIITEYLTNQHALCKHPMSTCPPFDLFKPHKCPDPRPNRVSGCGNNFAARFYRRQAGFASRRFDRRLVHSNFSASRVLRTPEMDYCFTSCDFTPCGTRLVIGSQAGEVKIFNLNDSNEEHSYTCHETAVTSTKVSKDGRLLLTTAVWRYPISALWNLEDNQISEKLVWDEEDYVEFANITPDRVLATTNQIATIYDINTGQKVMKFEPAIANQYTKNRATFCPSDELILSDGVLWDVTSGKEIHKFDKLNQNISGVFHPNGLEIVENTEVWDLRTFHLLRTVPSLDQTHVKFSPQNVMYGLTLDKEDAEMAEIAAYQTSFKVLDSYDYSSIATIDVKRSISDLAVNRYGSQIAVVENQGGYNSLQESVVRIYSVGRKKNIGDDQDEEEEDMENSEENTMSETESVVFGDIRDDNNDSNDDDDDGDDDEDDDDDDLSQTGSSASNSEEDGEDDDDDNDDDDEDDDDGDGDNNNDEGDDDGGGDDSDDSSWTTASDVEDYLFSYR, encoded by the exons ATGGCTTCGCCGTTGGATCAGGCGGAGATACTGAGCGGCACCGATCTGTCACGCATCTTTCAGCTATGGGACGAGAAACATTCCATACCCGGGTACGATCCGGAACCGATCGTGACCCGGCTGGCCGAACTGTTCGAGACGGAAATGGAAGCGTACCGGATGAAGGATCCGGACCCGTTCGACGAGCGGCACCCATCGCGCACCGATCCGAACTGCGAGCTGGGCCGGATGCTGAAGCTGCTCTTCCGGAAGGATCACTTCATCACGCGGCTGGTGAACGACTATCTGCGTGACAACTTCTTCACCCGCCAGAATGTGCAGCAAAGCTCGCACGCGCTAAATGTGGCCGCCTGCCGGCTGATACTGGTCATCATGCCCGGGCTGGACACGTCGGCCGTCTTCCAGGTGGAGTACGACCATCTGATCAAGCGGCTGTACAGCTGGGCGGAATCGAGTCCCGAGCCGCTGCAAAGCTACGCCACCGGGCTGCTGGGAGCGGCCATGGAGGAGCAGGAGATAGCGGTGAGCTTTCGGGAGCAGAACATCCGGCTGCTGCCGGTGATGCTGAACCGGTTGCATCGGCTGCAGCAAGCTCATCTTCAAACCACCCCCAAAACCACCCCATCGTCGAGGGCAAACTCGCCGAGGGCTCTGAACTCGCCTTCGCCAATGCTGAGCGCTGTCACACTATCGTCCCCCGCGGAAAAGACACAACCGGAGGGGGGTGACGAGGAAGGGATGAGCGAGCTGGTGGAAAAAGTGGAAGACGCAGAACCGTCAACATCGACGTCCGAAACCGTCGACACACCGGCGGACGGTGCAGAACCGGAAAATGCGGCAGACCCTAGTAGCAACGAAAATCGCATGGAGATCGAGGAGGGCGAACAGAACTCACAAGCGTCCCGGGCGGCGGGTGGTTCGCGCGCCATCATGATCCCGTACTTCCCGGTGACGGCGGCCACCAGCCAGATGCTGATCCTGAACTATCTCACACCGATGGGCGAGTACCAGGAGTTCCTGCCGCACGTGTTCGAGCACAACGCGATGCAGCTGATCTTTCGCTATATCGAGCATCTCGACCCGAAGGACACCTGTCTCGCGTTCGAGGCGCTCAAGTATCTCGCCTCGCTGCTGTGCCACAAGAAGTTTTCGCTCGAGTTTATCGCGAACGGTGGGCTGGAGCGGTTGCTGAAAATCCCGCGGCCGAGTCTGGCCGCGACCGGCGTGTCGATTGCGTTCTACTATCTCGCCTACTGCGAGGACGCGATGGAGCGCATTTGTCAGATGCCGCGCGACATCATCACCGAGATGGTGTCGTACGCGCTCTGGCTGCTCGGCTGCCCGCACGATTCGGGCCGTTGCCATGCGACGATGTTCTTTGGGCTGAGCTGCCAGTTCAAGATCATCTTGGACGAGTTTGATAAGCAGGACGGCATACGGCGGCTGTACAACGTGATTGcggtgctgccgctgctggtcGTGTCCGACGACTACCAGATGAACGAGGACGAGGAGGCGGCAGAGCGGCAGGTCATCCGGCACGTCTGCATCGCGCTAAAGAAGTACTTCGAGAACCACCTGTACTACAAGTACATCCAGGTGACGCGCCAGCAGGAGCCGTCCGGTACGCTGACGCAGCCCGTGTTCAAGGCGGTCAAAAACCCACCGGAGGTGATCAGTCAGCAGATTACCACGCTACAGGAACTGCTCCCGATGAAGGCTCACTGGGCGCCGGTGGACGAGCTGCTTAAGCTAGGCGGTGTGCAGCTGTTGCTGCGCATCATACTTCTAACGTTCGACTGGAGTTACAGTGGACG CGGTGATACGGTGCGGTATGCGTTGGATGCGCTGAGCGTCTGCACCGTCATATCGCGCGTCCACAGCGTGTTTGTCGAGCCGGTGCGGCATCACGATGGCATATCGACAGGCATCAGCATCGTGCTGAGTGCCGTGGAAGGCGATGTGGCCGATGCGGAGGTGCAGAAGTCGGCCCTCGCCCTGCTGGTGCATCTGGTGTGCGCACCGATCCATCGCCCGAGCGGCTCGCTGGCACGGTACGGCTCGGCGAAGAAGCGTATGCCGAACAAAAGCTCCGAAGAGCTGATCCAGAAGGTGTGGGAGAGCGTCCGCTCGAATAACGGCattctggtgctgctggcgctGATGCGCATCAAGGTGCCGATCACGGACGCGGACTGCATACGAGGGATGGCGTGCCGTGCGTTGGCTGGGCTGGCGCGGTCGGAAACGGTGCGGCAGATCGTCGGCAAGCTGCCACTGTTCGTGCATGGCGAGTTGCAGA GTTTGATGCGCGATCCGATACTACAGGAGAAGCGGGTAGAGCACGTGCAGTTCCAAAAGTACGCACTCGAGCTGATGGAGCGCGTATCCGGCAAGGTGGACACGTTCGGCAATCAGGTAGACACGTCCCTGTCCGACATCCACAAGGCGAATGTGGTCGCCCAAACGCGCATCCAGTTCAACGAGCAGCAGCTGTATCAGCTGATCTACCAGCACCTGATCGCGAGCGGGCTGAAGGAGACGGCCAGCACGCTGGTGAAAGAGTCCGGGCTGAGTGCGAGCCTGTTCCAGCAGTTGCCGAACCCACCAGCGTCTGCCTTATCGCGCTCGGCCGCCTCCCTTCACTCGCCGTTCGTCTTCCGGTCGCCCAACACCAACATTATGCAGCGGTCGCGCATCCGCAGCCGCACGGTCGATGCGTCCTTTAACGCGTCCACGGCGCAGGCTAATCTGCAGGCGGCGCTGGCCGCTGTAAGCAACGAAAGCAACGGCAACGGTACTCCTAACCTGCCGGGCGGTGCCAATGGGCATGGCGGTGTTGCTGCCACGCCGGAACCGATGAACGAAGGCAACGGCAGCCCCACGATCGATCCGGCGGAACCACTCGCACCGATTAAGCTGATCAAAAAGCACACCGGCTCGTCGACCAGCGGCAGCCAGAACGGGCATCATCCGGCGGCAAACCGGGTCGCCGCGACGCCGGTCGATATGAACCGCTCGACGACGTCCACCACCTCCCAGCGCTCGCTGCAGAAGCAGATCTCGGCGACGGATGCGACCAACTTCCTGCTGCTGGCGACAGCCAGCTCCAAAACGCTACCAAGCGAGCTTTCCACAACCGCGAACAACAACATAACGCTGCACTCGATCATCACCGAGTATTTGACGAATCAGCACGCGCTCTGCAAGCACCCGATGTCCACCTGTCCTCCGTTCGATCTGTTCAAGCCCCACAAGTGTCCGGATCCGCGGCCGAACCGGGTGTCCGGGTGTGGAAACAACTTTGCCGCCCGGTTTTACCGGCGCCAGGCTGGGTTCGCGTCGCGCCGGTTCGACCGGCGGCTGGTGCATTCGAACTTTTCCGCCTCGCGGGTACTTCGTACGCCCGAGATGGACTATTGCTTTACCTCCTGTGATTTTACG CCGTGTGGAACAAGGCTCGTTATCGGATCGCAAGCGGGTGAGgtgaaaattttcaacctcAACGACAGCAACGAAGAGCACAGCTACACCTGCCACGAGACGGCCGTAACCTCGACGAAGGTGAGCAAGGACGGCCGGTTGCTGCTCACGACCGCCGTCTGGCGGTACCCAATATCGGCGCTGTGGAACTTGGAAGATAATCAAATATCGGAGAAGCTGGTCTGGGACGAGGAAGATTACGTAGAGTTTGCCAACATTACGCCGGATAGGGTCCTGGCGACGACCAATCAG ATTGCCACGATCTACGATATCAACACGGGTCAGAAGGTGATGAAGTTTGAACCGGCCATTGCCAATCAATATACGAAAAACCGTGCCACGTTCTGTCCATCGGACGAGCTCATCCTGTCCGACGGTGTCCTGTGGGATGTGACGTCCGGCAAGGAGATCCACAAGTTCGACAAGCTGAACCAAAACATCTCCGGCGTGTTTCACCCGAACGGGCTGGAGATTGTGGAAAACACCGAGGTGTGGGATCTGCGCACGTTCCATCTGCTGCGCACGGTACCGTCGCTGGACCAGACGCACGTCAAGTTTTCCCCCCAGAACGTCATGTACGGGCTGACGCTGGACAAGGAGGATGCGGAGATGGCGGAGATCGCTGCGTATCAGACGAGCTTCAAGGTGCTGGACAGTTACGACTATTCGAGCATTGCCACGATCGATGTGAAGCGTAGCATTTCCGATCTGGCGGTCAACCGGTACGGTAGCCAGATTGCGGTGGTCGAGAACCAGGGCGGGTACAACTCGCTGCAGGAATCGGTGGTGCGCATCTACAGCGTGGGTCGGAAGAAAAACATCGGCGACGAtcaggacgaggaggaggaggacatGGAAAACTCGGAAGAGAACACGATGTCGGAGACGGAATCCGTCG TCTTCGGGGATATTAGAGACGATAATAATGAcagcaatgatgatgatgatgatggtgatgatgatgaagatgatgatgatgatgacctTTCGCAAACAGGTTCCTCTGCATCAAACAGCGAGGAGGACGGAgaggatgacgacgacgacaacgatgatgacgacgaggatgatgatgacggcgaCGGTGATAACAACAATGATGAGGGAGACgatgacggtggtggtgatgattcGGATGATTCGTCCTGGACGACGGCATCGGATGTGGAAGATTATCTGTTTAGCTACCGTTGA
- the LOC120960193 gene encoding probable 28S ribosomal protein S25, mitochondrial, with product MPFMKGKAPIRRTLQYLNAGQLMLKDKVKIFSVNYNTYGEHHEGARDFVFWNIPQIQYKNPKVQVVTFKNMTPSPFIRCYFENGKQMLIDIDSKNRQEILQHLTTVVGKSDETLKAEAKLAEKQDNPANFGIGCMKHCICEVPGQLPCPGVVPVPKHMRGKFKYQMKE from the exons ATGCCCTTCATGAAAGGAAAGGCTCCGATTCGGAGAACCTTGCAGTACCTGAATGCCGGCCAGCTGATGCTGAAGGATAAGGTAAAAATATTCAGCGTGAATTACAACACGTACGGAGAGCACCATGAAGGAGCCAG AGATTTCGTGTTTTGGAACATTCCCCAGATACAGTACAAGAACCCGAAGGTGCAAGTGGTAACGTTCAAAAACATGACCCCGTCTCCCTTTATTCGCTGCTATTTTG AAAACGGCAAACAGATGCTGATTGATATTGACAGTAAAAACCGGCAGGAGATTCTACAACACCTGACCACCGTGGTGGGAAAATCTGA CGAAACGTTGAAGGCGGAAGCGAAGCTGGCCGAAAAGCAGGACAATCCGGCCAACTTTGGTATCGGCTGCATGAAGCACTGCATTTGCGAAGTTCCCGGCCAGTTACCGTGTCCGGGTGTTGTGCCCGTGCCAAAGCACATGCGAGGCAAGTTTAAGTACCAAATGAAGGAATAA
- the LOC120958150 gene encoding 26S proteasome non-ATPase regulatory subunit 7: protein MPSELSTTKVIVHPLVLLSVVDHFNRMGKIGNQKRVVGVLLGCWRAKGVLDVSNSFAVPFDEDDKDKSVWFLDHDYLENMYGMFKKVNARERVVGWYHTGPKLCQNDIAINELIRRYCPNSVLVIIDAKPKDLGLPTEAYIAVEEVHDDGSPTSKTFEHVPSEIGAEEAEEVGVEHLLRDIKDTTVGSLSQKITNQLLGLKGLNAQLRDIKHYLLKVGNGQLPINHQIVYQLQDILNLLPDIAQENFTDTLYVKTNDQMLVVYLASLVRSIIALHNLINNKLTNRDAEEGKKGDDAKDKKAQEGKDAGADKDKAKKESEKDGKKEDTKAEKGKDEKKK from the exons ATGCCGTCGGAACTGAGTACGACCAAGGTGATCGTGCACCCGCTGGTGCTGCTCAGCGTGGTGGACCACTTCAACCGGATGGGCAAGATCGGCAACCAGAAGCGCGTTGTCGGTGTACTGCTTGGCTGCTGGCGTGCGAAAGGTGTTTTGGATGTGTCGAACAGCTTCGCAG TGCCGTTCGATGAGGATGACAAAGACAAATCGGTCTGGTTCCTGGACCACGACTATCTGGAGAACATGTACGGCATGTTTAAGAAGGTGAATGCCCGCGAGCGTGTCGTCGGCTGGTACCACACGGGGCCGAAGCTCTGCCAGAACGACATCGCCATCAACGAGCTGATTCGGCGCTACTGTCCCAACTCGGTGCTGGTCATCATTGACGCGAAACCGAAAGACCTGGGCCTCCCGACGGAGGCGTACATTGCGGTGGAAGAGGTGCACGACGATGGTTCGCCCACGTCGAAAACGTTCGAGCACGTGCCGAGCGAAATCGGTGCCGAGGAGGCGGAAGAGGTCGGCGTGGAGCATCTGCTGCGCGACATCAAGGACACGACGGTGGGCAGCCTGTCGCAGAAGATCACGAACCAGCTGCTGGGGCTGAAGGGGCTGAATGCACAGCTGCGCGACATCAAGCACTATCTGCTGAAGGTGGGCAATGGGCAGCTGCCGATCAACCACCAGATCGTGTACCAGCTGCAGGACATACTGAACCTGCTGCCGGACATTGCGCAGGAAAACTTTACCGACACGCTGTACGTGAAAACGAACGATCAGATGCTGGTGGTGTATCTGGCCTCGCTGGTCCGGTCCATCATTGCGCTGCACAATCTGATCAACAACAAGCTGACGAACCGGGACGCGGAGGAGGGCAAGAAGGGTGACGATGCGAAGGACAAGAAGGCTCAGGAGGGCAAGGATGCCGGTGCGGATAAGGATAAGGCGAAGAAGGAGAGCGAGAAGGATGGCAAGAAGGAGGACACGAAAGCggagaagggaaaggatgagAAGAAAAAGTAA
- the LOC120955760 gene encoding protein mahjong isoform X2 codes for MASPLDQAEILSGTDLSRIFQLWDEKHSIPGYDPEPIVTRLAELFETEMEAYRMKDPDPFDERHPSRTDPNCELGRMLKLLFRKDHFITRLVNDYLRDNFFTRQNVQQSSHALNVAACRLILVIMPGLDTSAVFQVEYDHLIKRLYSWAESSPEPLQSYATGLLGAAMEEQEIAVSFREQNIRLLPVMLNRLHRLQQAHLQTTPKTTPSSRANSPRALNSPSPMLSAVTLSSPAEKTQPEGGDEEGMSELVEKVEDAEPSTSTSETVDTPADGAEPENAADPSSNENRMEIEEGEQNSQASRAAGGSRAIMIPYFPVTAATSQMLILNYLTPMGEYQEFLPHVFEHNAMQLIFRYIEHLDPKDTCLAFEALKYLASLLCHKKFSLEFIANGGLERLLKIPRPSLAATGVSIAFYYLAYCEDAMERICQMPRDIITEMVSYALWLLGCPHDSGRCHATMFFGLSCQFKIILDEFDKQDGIRRLYNVIAVLPLLVVSDDYQMNEDEEAAERQVIRHVCIALKKYFENHLYYKYIQVTRQQEPSGTLTQPVFKAVKNPPEVISQQITTLQELLPMKAHWAPVDELLKLGGVQLLLRIILLTFDWSYSGRGDTVRYALDALSVCTVISRVHSVFVEPVRHHDGISTGISIVLSAVEGDVADAEVQKSALALLVHLVCAPIHRPSGSLARYGSAKKRMPNKSSEELIQKVWESVRSNNGILVLLALMRIKVPITDADCIRGMACRALAGLARSETVRQIVGKLPLFVHGELQSLMRDPILQEKRVEHVQFQKYALELMERVSGKVDTFGNQVDTSLSDIHKANVVAQTRIQFNEQQLYQLIYQHLIASGLKETASTLVKESGLSASLFQQLPNPPASALSRSAASLHSPFVFRSPNTNIMQRSRIRSRTVDASFNASTAQANLQAALAAVSNESNGNGTPNLPGGANGHGGVAATPEPMNEGNGSPTIDPAEPLAPIKLIKKHTGSSTSGSQNGHHPAANRVAATPVDMNRSTTSTTSQRSLQKQISATDATNFLLLATASSKTLPSELSTTANNNITLHSIITEYLTNQHALCKHPMSTCPPFDLFKPHKCPDPRPNRVSGCGNNFAARFYRRQAGFASRRFDRRLVHSNFSASRVLRTPEMDYCFTSCDFTPCGTRLVIGSQAGEVKIFNLNDSNEEHSYTCHETAVTSTKVSKDGRLLLTTAVWRYPISALWNLEDNQISEKLVWDEEDYVEFANITPDRVLATTNQIATIYDINTGQKVMKFEPAIANQYTKNRATFCPSDELILSDGVLWDVTSGKEIHKFDKLNQNISGVFHPNGLEIVENTEVWDLRTFHLLRTVPSLDQTHVKFSPQNVMYGLTLDKEDAEMAEIAAYQTSFKVLDSYDYSSIATIDVKRSISDLAVNRYGSQIAVVENQGGYNSLQESVVRIYSVGRKKNIGDDQDEEEEDMENSEENTMSETESVGSSASNSEEDGEDDDDDNDDDDEDDDDGDGDNNNDEGDDDGGGDDSDDSSWTTASDVEDYLFSYR; via the exons ATGGCTTCGCCGTTGGATCAGGCGGAGATACTGAGCGGCACCGATCTGTCACGCATCTTTCAGCTATGGGACGAGAAACATTCCATACCCGGGTACGATCCGGAACCGATCGTGACCCGGCTGGCCGAACTGTTCGAGACGGAAATGGAAGCGTACCGGATGAAGGATCCGGACCCGTTCGACGAGCGGCACCCATCGCGCACCGATCCGAACTGCGAGCTGGGCCGGATGCTGAAGCTGCTCTTCCGGAAGGATCACTTCATCACGCGGCTGGTGAACGACTATCTGCGTGACAACTTCTTCACCCGCCAGAATGTGCAGCAAAGCTCGCACGCGCTAAATGTGGCCGCCTGCCGGCTGATACTGGTCATCATGCCCGGGCTGGACACGTCGGCCGTCTTCCAGGTGGAGTACGACCATCTGATCAAGCGGCTGTACAGCTGGGCGGAATCGAGTCCCGAGCCGCTGCAAAGCTACGCCACCGGGCTGCTGGGAGCGGCCATGGAGGAGCAGGAGATAGCGGTGAGCTTTCGGGAGCAGAACATCCGGCTGCTGCCGGTGATGCTGAACCGGTTGCATCGGCTGCAGCAAGCTCATCTTCAAACCACCCCCAAAACCACCCCATCGTCGAGGGCAAACTCGCCGAGGGCTCTGAACTCGCCTTCGCCAATGCTGAGCGCTGTCACACTATCGTCCCCCGCGGAAAAGACACAACCGGAGGGGGGTGACGAGGAAGGGATGAGCGAGCTGGTGGAAAAAGTGGAAGACGCAGAACCGTCAACATCGACGTCCGAAACCGTCGACACACCGGCGGACGGTGCAGAACCGGAAAATGCGGCAGACCCTAGTAGCAACGAAAATCGCATGGAGATCGAGGAGGGCGAACAGAACTCACAAGCGTCCCGGGCGGCGGGTGGTTCGCGCGCCATCATGATCCCGTACTTCCCGGTGACGGCGGCCACCAGCCAGATGCTGATCCTGAACTATCTCACACCGATGGGCGAGTACCAGGAGTTCCTGCCGCACGTGTTCGAGCACAACGCGATGCAGCTGATCTTTCGCTATATCGAGCATCTCGACCCGAAGGACACCTGTCTCGCGTTCGAGGCGCTCAAGTATCTCGCCTCGCTGCTGTGCCACAAGAAGTTTTCGCTCGAGTTTATCGCGAACGGTGGGCTGGAGCGGTTGCTGAAAATCCCGCGGCCGAGTCTGGCCGCGACCGGCGTGTCGATTGCGTTCTACTATCTCGCCTACTGCGAGGACGCGATGGAGCGCATTTGTCAGATGCCGCGCGACATCATCACCGAGATGGTGTCGTACGCGCTCTGGCTGCTCGGCTGCCCGCACGATTCGGGCCGTTGCCATGCGACGATGTTCTTTGGGCTGAGCTGCCAGTTCAAGATCATCTTGGACGAGTTTGATAAGCAGGACGGCATACGGCGGCTGTACAACGTGATTGcggtgctgccgctgctggtcGTGTCCGACGACTACCAGATGAACGAGGACGAGGAGGCGGCAGAGCGGCAGGTCATCCGGCACGTCTGCATCGCGCTAAAGAAGTACTTCGAGAACCACCTGTACTACAAGTACATCCAGGTGACGCGCCAGCAGGAGCCGTCCGGTACGCTGACGCAGCCCGTGTTCAAGGCGGTCAAAAACCCACCGGAGGTGATCAGTCAGCAGATTACCACGCTACAGGAACTGCTCCCGATGAAGGCTCACTGGGCGCCGGTGGACGAGCTGCTTAAGCTAGGCGGTGTGCAGCTGTTGCTGCGCATCATACTTCTAACGTTCGACTGGAGTTACAGTGGACG CGGTGATACGGTGCGGTATGCGTTGGATGCGCTGAGCGTCTGCACCGTCATATCGCGCGTCCACAGCGTGTTTGTCGAGCCGGTGCGGCATCACGATGGCATATCGACAGGCATCAGCATCGTGCTGAGTGCCGTGGAAGGCGATGTGGCCGATGCGGAGGTGCAGAAGTCGGCCCTCGCCCTGCTGGTGCATCTGGTGTGCGCACCGATCCATCGCCCGAGCGGCTCGCTGGCACGGTACGGCTCGGCGAAGAAGCGTATGCCGAACAAAAGCTCCGAAGAGCTGATCCAGAAGGTGTGGGAGAGCGTCCGCTCGAATAACGGCattctggtgctgctggcgctGATGCGCATCAAGGTGCCGATCACGGACGCGGACTGCATACGAGGGATGGCGTGCCGTGCGTTGGCTGGGCTGGCGCGGTCGGAAACGGTGCGGCAGATCGTCGGCAAGCTGCCACTGTTCGTGCATGGCGAGTTGCAGA GTTTGATGCGCGATCCGATACTACAGGAGAAGCGGGTAGAGCACGTGCAGTTCCAAAAGTACGCACTCGAGCTGATGGAGCGCGTATCCGGCAAGGTGGACACGTTCGGCAATCAGGTAGACACGTCCCTGTCCGACATCCACAAGGCGAATGTGGTCGCCCAAACGCGCATCCAGTTCAACGAGCAGCAGCTGTATCAGCTGATCTACCAGCACCTGATCGCGAGCGGGCTGAAGGAGACGGCCAGCACGCTGGTGAAAGAGTCCGGGCTGAGTGCGAGCCTGTTCCAGCAGTTGCCGAACCCACCAGCGTCTGCCTTATCGCGCTCGGCCGCCTCCCTTCACTCGCCGTTCGTCTTCCGGTCGCCCAACACCAACATTATGCAGCGGTCGCGCATCCGCAGCCGCACGGTCGATGCGTCCTTTAACGCGTCCACGGCGCAGGCTAATCTGCAGGCGGCGCTGGCCGCTGTAAGCAACGAAAGCAACGGCAACGGTACTCCTAACCTGCCGGGCGGTGCCAATGGGCATGGCGGTGTTGCTGCCACGCCGGAACCGATGAACGAAGGCAACGGCAGCCCCACGATCGATCCGGCGGAACCACTCGCACCGATTAAGCTGATCAAAAAGCACACCGGCTCGTCGACCAGCGGCAGCCAGAACGGGCATCATCCGGCGGCAAACCGGGTCGCCGCGACGCCGGTCGATATGAACCGCTCGACGACGTCCACCACCTCCCAGCGCTCGCTGCAGAAGCAGATCTCGGCGACGGATGCGACCAACTTCCTGCTGCTGGCGACAGCCAGCTCCAAAACGCTACCAAGCGAGCTTTCCACAACCGCGAACAACAACATAACGCTGCACTCGATCATCACCGAGTATTTGACGAATCAGCACGCGCTCTGCAAGCACCCGATGTCCACCTGTCCTCCGTTCGATCTGTTCAAGCCCCACAAGTGTCCGGATCCGCGGCCGAACCGGGTGTCCGGGTGTGGAAACAACTTTGCCGCCCGGTTTTACCGGCGCCAGGCTGGGTTCGCGTCGCGCCGGTTCGACCGGCGGCTGGTGCATTCGAACTTTTCCGCCTCGCGGGTACTTCGTACGCCCGAGATGGACTATTGCTTTACCTCCTGTGATTTTACG CCGTGTGGAACAAGGCTCGTTATCGGATCGCAAGCGGGTGAGgtgaaaattttcaacctcAACGACAGCAACGAAGAGCACAGCTACACCTGCCACGAGACGGCCGTAACCTCGACGAAGGTGAGCAAGGACGGCCGGTTGCTGCTCACGACCGCCGTCTGGCGGTACCCAATATCGGCGCTGTGGAACTTGGAAGATAATCAAATATCGGAGAAGCTGGTCTGGGACGAGGAAGATTACGTAGAGTTTGCCAACATTACGCCGGATAGGGTCCTGGCGACGACCAATCAG ATTGCCACGATCTACGATATCAACACGGGTCAGAAGGTGATGAAGTTTGAACCGGCCATTGCCAATCAATATACGAAAAACCGTGCCACGTTCTGTCCATCGGACGAGCTCATCCTGTCCGACGGTGTCCTGTGGGATGTGACGTCCGGCAAGGAGATCCACAAGTTCGACAAGCTGAACCAAAACATCTCCGGCGTGTTTCACCCGAACGGGCTGGAGATTGTGGAAAACACCGAGGTGTGGGATCTGCGCACGTTCCATCTGCTGCGCACGGTACCGTCGCTGGACCAGACGCACGTCAAGTTTTCCCCCCAGAACGTCATGTACGGGCTGACGCTGGACAAGGAGGATGCGGAGATGGCGGAGATCGCTGCGTATCAGACGAGCTTCAAGGTGCTGGACAGTTACGACTATTCGAGCATTGCCACGATCGATGTGAAGCGTAGCATTTCCGATCTGGCGGTCAACCGGTACGGTAGCCAGATTGCGGTGGTCGAGAACCAGGGCGGGTACAACTCGCTGCAGGAATCGGTGGTGCGCATCTACAGCGTGGGTCGGAAGAAAAACATCGGCGACGAtcaggacgaggaggaggaggacatGGAAAACTCGGAAGAGAACACGATGTCGGAGACGGAATCCGTCG GTTCCTCTGCATCAAACAGCGAGGAGGACGGAgaggatgacgacgacgacaacgatgatgacgacgaggatgatgatgacggcgaCGGTGATAACAACAATGATGAGGGAGACgatgacggtggtggtgatgattcGGATGATTCGTCCTGGACGACGGCATCGGATGTGGAAGATTATCTGTTTAGCTACCGTTGA